In the Streptomyces formicae genome, one interval contains:
- a CDS encoding glycosyltransferase 87 family protein, whose translation MTARTATFRSPTAAALLLGLSLAALAALCVVQRVPMADTLVYRAEGAAVADGRDLYGFTVTEWQLPATYPPFAAILFVPTTWLPLGALKAVFLAGNVALLALLVRLSCTLVGLPVRVPLLCAATAVGLWLEPVFQTVLFGQINLALACLVLWDLTRRPGTLGKGFALGVAAGIKLTPAVFIAYYLLTGRVREGLTALASLAGTVAFGALALPGATVDFFTRRVFETGRVGKAWIVDNQSLQGLVARVLHEAEPGAAWAVPAALVGVGGLWLAARVHAGTPGSAPSSARAVLVTALTALLVSPISWSHHWVWCVPLLALLVAEGRGRLAAGVAALFTARTFWLLPHQGDLDLRLPWWQQPLASPYALLGLGLGLGLLASVLGQQNVRVVEHPQDDEQEAAARHHVLSHDL comes from the coding sequence GTGACAGCACGGACAGCGACCTTCCGATCACCCACCGCGGCCGCACTACTTCTCGGGCTCTCGCTCGCCGCCCTGGCCGCCCTCTGCGTCGTCCAGCGCGTGCCGATGGCCGACACGCTGGTCTACCGGGCCGAGGGTGCCGCGGTCGCGGACGGCCGTGATCTGTACGGGTTCACGGTCACCGAGTGGCAACTGCCCGCCACCTACCCGCCGTTCGCCGCGATCCTCTTCGTACCGACGACCTGGCTGCCGCTGGGCGCCCTGAAGGCCGTCTTCCTCGCGGGCAACGTGGCGCTGCTCGCGCTCCTGGTCCGGCTCTCCTGCACGCTGGTGGGCCTGCCCGTCCGCGTCCCGCTCCTGTGCGCCGCGACCGCCGTCGGCCTCTGGCTCGAACCCGTCTTCCAGACCGTCCTGTTCGGGCAGATCAACCTCGCGCTCGCCTGCCTGGTCCTGTGGGACCTCACCCGGCGGCCCGGCACCCTCGGCAAGGGCTTCGCGCTGGGCGTCGCGGCCGGGATCAAGCTGACGCCCGCCGTGTTCATCGCGTACTACCTGCTGACGGGGCGCGTACGCGAAGGGCTCACCGCCCTCGCCTCCCTGGCGGGCACCGTGGCGTTCGGCGCGCTCGCCCTGCCCGGCGCCACCGTCGACTTCTTCACGCGGCGCGTGTTCGAGACGGGCCGGGTCGGCAAGGCGTGGATCGTCGACAACCAGTCGCTGCAAGGGCTCGTCGCGCGCGTGCTGCACGAGGCGGAGCCGGGCGCGGCGTGGGCCGTCCCCGCGGCGCTCGTCGGGGTCGGCGGCCTGTGGCTCGCGGCGCGCGTCCACGCGGGGACACCGGGCTCCGCGCCAAGCTCCGCGCGGGCCGTCCTGGTGACGGCCCTCACCGCGCTCCTCGTCTCCCCCATCAGCTGGTCCCACCACTGGGTGTGGTGCGTGCCGCTGCTCGCGCTGCTGGTCGCGGAGGGCAGGGGGCGCCTCGCCGCGGGGGTGGCCGCGCTCTTCACGGCCCGCACGTTCTGGCTGCTCCCGCACCAGGGGGACCTGGACCTGCGACTCCCCTGGTGGCAGCAGCCGCTGGCGTCGCCGTACGCACTGCTCGGCCTGGGGCTGGGGCTGGGGCTCCTAGCGTCAGTCCTCGGCCAGCAGAATGTCCGCGTCGTCGAACACCCGCAGGACGACGAGCAGGAGGCGGCCGCGCGACACCATGTACTCAGCCACGATCTGTGA
- a CDS encoding DNA repair helicase XPB has translation MNGPLIVQSDKTLLLEVDHEQADACRRVIAPFAELERAPEHIHTYRVTPLGLWNARAAGHDAEQVVDALVEFSRYPVPHALLVDIAETMARYGRLTLSKHPTHGLVLTTTDRPVLEEILRSKKVQPLVGERVDPDTVVVHPSERGQVKQTLLKLGWPAEDLAGYVDGEAHKIDLDESGWSLRPYQQQAVEGFWHGGSGVVVLPCGAGKTLVGAGAMAQAKATTLILVTNTVSARQWKHELVKRTSLTEDEIGEYSGTRKEIRPVTIATYQVLTTKRKGIYPHLELFDSRDWGLVIYDEVHLLPAPVFKFTADLQARRRLGLTATLVREDGRESDVFSLIGPKRFDAPWKEIEAQGYIAPADCVEVRVNLTDSERLAYATAEAEEKYRFCATTATKRKVTEALVKKHAGEQTLVIGQYIDQLDELGEHLGAPVIKGETTNAQREKLFDAFREGEISVLVVSKVANFSIDLPEATVAIQVSGTFGSRQEEAQRLGRVLRPKADGHEARFYSVVARDTIDQDFAAHRQRFLAEQGYAYRIMDADELLAGG, from the coding sequence GTGAACGGTCCCCTCATTGTCCAGTCGGACAAGACCCTCCTGCTCGAGGTCGACCACGAGCAGGCCGATGCCTGCCGACGTGTCATCGCGCCCTTCGCGGAGCTGGAGCGTGCTCCCGAGCACATTCATACCTATCGCGTGACGCCGCTCGGGCTGTGGAATGCGCGGGCCGCCGGGCACGACGCCGAGCAGGTCGTGGACGCGCTCGTGGAGTTCTCGCGGTATCCCGTGCCGCACGCGCTGCTCGTCGACATCGCCGAGACGATGGCGCGCTACGGGCGGCTCACGCTCTCCAAGCACCCCACCCACGGGCTCGTCCTCACCACCACCGACCGGCCCGTGCTCGAAGAGATCCTGCGGTCGAAGAAGGTCCAGCCGCTGGTCGGGGAGCGGGTCGACCCGGACACCGTCGTCGTGCACCCCTCTGAGCGCGGGCAGGTCAAGCAGACCCTGCTCAAGCTGGGCTGGCCCGCCGAGGACCTCGCGGGGTACGTCGACGGCGAGGCCCACAAGATCGATCTTGACGAGAGCGGCTGGTCGCTGCGGCCCTATCAGCAGCAGGCCGTCGAGGGGTTCTGGCACGGTGGCAGCGGTGTCGTCGTGCTGCCCTGTGGGGCGGGCAAGACGCTGGTGGGCGCGGGGGCCATGGCGCAGGCCAAGGCCACCACCCTCATCCTCGTCACCAACACCGTCTCCGCCCGCCAGTGGAAGCACGAGCTGGTGAAGCGCACCTCGCTGACCGAGGACGAGATCGGCGAGTACAGCGGGACCAGGAAGGAGATCCGGCCCGTCACCATCGCCACGTACCAGGTGCTCACGACCAAGCGGAAGGGCATCTATCCGCACCTCGAGCTCTTCGACTCGCGCGACTGGGGGCTCGTGATCTACGACGAGGTGCACCTGCTGCCCGCGCCCGTCTTCAAGTTCACCGCCGACCTCCAGGCGCGCCGCCGTCTCGGGCTCACCGCCACCCTCGTACGCGAGGACGGGCGCGAGTCCGACGTCTTCTCGCTCATCGGGCCCAAGCGCTTCGACGCCCCGTGGAAGGAGATCGAGGCGCAGGGCTACATCGCGCCCGCCGACTGCGTGGAGGTGCGGGTCAACCTCACCGACAGCGAGCGACTCGCGTACGCCACCGCCGAGGCCGAGGAGAAGTACCGGTTCTGCGCCACCACGGCGACGAAGAGGAAGGTGACGGAGGCGCTGGTCAAGAAGCACGCAGGTGAGCAGACCCTCGTCATCGGGCAGTACATCGACCAGCTCGACGAGCTGGGCGAGCACCTGGGCGCGCCCGTCATCAAGGGCGAGACGACCAACGCGCAGCGCGAGAAGCTCTTCGACGCCTTCCGGGAGGGCGAGATCTCCGTCCTCGTCGTCTCCAAGGTCGCCAACTTCTCCATCGACCTGCCGGAGGCCACCGTCGCCATCCAGGTGTCGGGCACGTTCGGCTCGCGGCAGGAGGAGGCCCAGCGGCTCGGGCGCGTGCTGCGGCCCAAGGCGGACGGCCACGAGGCCCGCTTCTACTCCGTCGTCGCCCGCGACACCATCGACCAGGACTTCGCCGCCCACCGCCAGCGGTTCCTCGCCGAGCAGGGGTACGCGTACCGGATCATGGACGCGGACGAGCTGCTGGCCGGGGGCTGA
- a CDS encoding tetratricopeptide repeat protein — MTHNVENHIDGGVLFGFVVQGQHVTLTLPDRPDPALAGLPPASVAFAGRRSQLDRVLAALDPTAPNDRAVTVAVTGLAGTGKTELLLQVAHRALREKGWFPGGVLYVDLHGYDVESRLSPKRALGTLLRALGVPPQHIPNRVEERANACRSALDAFAGAGRRVLVVLDDVPVTDKIRHLLPSDGRTATLLSARHSLAGLDALALTLRELPADEGRDLLGKALVTALPEDSRVADEPDDADQLVALCGGLPLALRIVASLLVDVPTRPLSHLRREIQDAHSRLSLLSREERAVAAAFELSYRRLTDEQARFFRLMCLHPGPDFSTEAAARLYGEGRNESERLLEDLVRRHLVEPRESYGRWQLHSLVQLYAWERLRSHGDPWDEDRGRLFAHFHEMATQACERVFDPAAPQPTASSCFRDRAEALRWLEAERRSLVAVVDCAHEVGSDPVCAALAAPVAHLLAAMRYLEDAEEVLITGIRSSRRCQDGPRRAALLSSLGVVLLDQRRLGKSFRTHLKAIKMFRRMQQYPALADALNNLGLTLHEQRKFEEAVATHTEAAQLSERVGDGIGVARALSSIGETQSELGRRKKAARALRKSAKIFRKEGDLRGYARALSGLARATRDAGKAEQALELHKRALEMSDGLLLPHDRAIELANYAGTLIAAGELDAALTAQQEALDTFRRLGESHGEATALGGMALVRHSQGKWSKAVRLHTLALEALVESRDDHRLAHELRSLAEVLLRQGSNSEALENLELAVELYHRTGDTRRATETLAQVVQVRKRHGVIARTA, encoded by the coding sequence ATGACCCACAACGTTGAGAATCACATCGACGGAGGAGTCCTCTTCGGCTTCGTCGTCCAAGGCCAGCACGTCACGCTGACGCTCCCGGACCGCCCTGACCCCGCGCTCGCCGGACTCCCCCCGGCGTCCGTCGCTTTCGCGGGCCGCCGCAGCCAACTGGACCGCGTCCTCGCGGCTCTGGATCCGACGGCGCCGAACGACAGGGCTGTGACGGTGGCGGTGACGGGGCTCGCCGGTACGGGCAAGACCGAACTGCTGCTCCAGGTCGCCCACCGGGCGTTGCGGGAGAAGGGCTGGTTTCCTGGTGGGGTGCTCTACGTCGATCTGCATGGCTACGACGTAGAGAGCAGGCTGTCACCGAAACGTGCGCTCGGCACGCTGCTGCGAGCCCTCGGCGTTCCCCCGCAACACATACCCAACCGGGTCGAGGAACGGGCGAATGCCTGCCGTTCCGCGCTCGATGCGTTTGCCGGTGCCGGCCGACGGGTCCTGGTGGTCCTGGACGACGTCCCCGTCACTGACAAGATTCGCCATCTACTGCCCAGCGACGGGCGCACTGCCACGCTCCTGTCTGCGCGGCACTCCCTCGCCGGGCTGGATGCTCTGGCTCTGACGCTGCGAGAGCTGCCCGCCGACGAGGGGCGGGACCTGCTCGGCAAAGCCCTGGTCACGGCCCTGCCCGAGGACTCGCGTGTGGCCGACGAGCCCGACGATGCCGACCAGCTCGTCGCGTTGTGCGGCGGGCTACCACTGGCGCTGCGCATCGTGGCGTCCCTGCTGGTGGACGTACCGACCCGGCCCCTGTCCCACCTCCGTCGCGAGATTCAGGACGCACACTCCCGGCTCTCCCTGCTGAGCCGGGAGGAACGCGCTGTGGCAGCCGCCTTCGAACTGTCCTATCGAAGACTCACCGATGAACAGGCCAGGTTCTTCCGGCTGATGTGCCTGCATCCCGGGCCGGACTTCTCCACCGAGGCTGCGGCGCGGTTGTACGGCGAAGGGCGCAACGAATCGGAGCGTCTTCTGGAGGACCTTGTGCGCAGGCACCTGGTCGAGCCGCGGGAGTCCTATGGTCGCTGGCAGCTGCACAGTCTCGTGCAGCTGTACGCCTGGGAGCGGCTCAGGTCACACGGCGATCCGTGGGACGAAGACCGTGGGCGGCTGTTCGCCCACTTCCACGAGATGGCCACCCAGGCGTGTGAAAGGGTCTTCGACCCCGCTGCACCGCAACCCACGGCGAGCTCCTGCTTCAGGGACCGAGCAGAGGCGCTGCGATGGCTGGAAGCCGAGCGGCGAAGCTTGGTCGCGGTGGTCGACTGTGCCCACGAAGTCGGCAGCGATCCGGTGTGCGCCGCCCTCGCGGCCCCCGTCGCCCACCTCCTGGCAGCCATGCGTTATCTGGAGGATGCCGAAGAGGTGCTGATCACAGGCATCCGGTCGAGCCGACGCTGTCAGGATGGCCCGCGGAGAGCCGCTCTGCTGAGCTCACTCGGGGTAGTGCTTCTGGACCAGCGCAGACTGGGCAAATCCTTTCGTACTCATCTCAAAGCCATCAAGATGTTCCGGAGAATGCAGCAGTACCCGGCTTTGGCCGACGCGCTGAACAACCTCGGGCTCACGCTCCACGAGCAGCGCAAGTTCGAGGAGGCCGTGGCGACCCATACCGAAGCGGCACAGCTGTCCGAGCGCGTCGGTGACGGGATCGGAGTGGCGCGGGCTCTCAGCAGCATCGGGGAGACGCAGTCCGAACTGGGGCGCAGGAAGAAGGCCGCACGTGCGCTCCGGAAGTCCGCGAAGATCTTCCGGAAGGAGGGCGACCTGCGTGGTTACGCCCGCGCCTTGAGTGGCCTCGCCAGAGCGACGCGCGACGCGGGTAAGGCCGAACAGGCTCTGGAACTGCACAAGCGCGCGCTGGAGATGTCTGACGGGCTGCTCCTGCCCCACGACAGGGCGATCGAGCTGGCCAACTACGCAGGCACACTCATCGCCGCCGGAGAGCTGGATGCGGCCCTCACCGCACAGCAGGAAGCGCTGGATACCTTCCGGCGCCTGGGGGAGAGCCACGGCGAGGCGACGGCCCTGGGGGGAATGGCCCTCGTACGCCATAGCCAGGGCAAGTGGAGCAAGGCGGTGCGGCTGCACACCCTGGCTCTGGAGGCACTCGTGGAGAGCCGAGACGACCACCGGCTGGCCCACGAGCTGAGGAGCCTGGCGGAAGTACTCCTCCGGCAGGGCAGTAACAGCGAGGCTCTGGAGAACCTGGAGCTCGCCGTGGAGCTGTATCACCGGACCGGGGACACACGGCGAGCCACGGAGACGCTGGCCCAGGTCGTCCAGGTGCGGAAGCGGCACGGTGTCATCGCGCGGACCGCTTGA
- a CDS encoding metallophosphoesterase family protein: MVERVAVLSDIHGVLPALEAVLAEQDVRTADRIVLTGDIASGPQPTEVLDLLAGLGDRVVWISGNADRELLEQRRGAGGAAPDAVTPWAAEQLRTEHLTLLDSAQRSLRLPLPGLGDVLFCHATPRDDEEVVLVDSRPERWQEVLGDLDQDVRTVVCGHTHMPFVRLAHGRLVINPGSVGMPYGRPGAHWALLGPGVDLRTTHYDIEAAVSRVARESGFPDAAEWADYYLRARASDIEALAVFGPRDGRPGQEE, translated from the coding sequence ATGGTCGAACGAGTAGCTGTTCTTTCCGACATCCATGGAGTCCTGCCCGCCCTGGAGGCGGTGCTGGCCGAACAGGACGTGCGTACGGCGGATCGCATCGTGCTCACCGGTGACATCGCCTCCGGTCCGCAGCCCACCGAGGTGCTCGACCTGTTGGCCGGTCTCGGTGACCGCGTCGTCTGGATCAGTGGCAACGCCGACCGCGAGCTGCTCGAACAGCGCCGCGGTGCGGGCGGCGCCGCCCCCGATGCCGTCACCCCCTGGGCCGCGGAACAGCTGCGTACGGAACACCTCACCCTGCTGGACAGCGCGCAGCGGTCACTGCGCCTGCCGCTTCCCGGTCTCGGCGACGTCCTGTTCTGCCACGCCACTCCCCGCGACGACGAGGAGGTCGTGCTCGTCGACTCCCGTCCCGAGCGGTGGCAGGAGGTTCTCGGCGATCTGGACCAGGACGTACGCACGGTGGTCTGCGGGCACACCCACATGCCGTTCGTCCGGCTCGCGCACGGCCGCCTGGTCATCAACCCGGGAAGCGTCGGCATGCCCTACGGCAGGCCGGGTGCCCACTGGGCGCTCCTCGGCCCCGGTGTCGACCTGCGGACCACGCACTACGACATCGAAGCCGCCGTCAGCCGGGTGGCCCGGGAGTCCGGCTTCCCCGATGCCGCGGAGTGGGCCGACTACTACCTGCGGGCCCGCGCCTCCGACATCGAGGCACTCGCCGTCTTCGGACCGCGCGACGGGCGACCAGGGCAGGAGGAGTAG
- a CDS encoding helicase C-terminal domain-containing protein yields MSTDEPQPTDSASASASATASPRAAETPRSPAEAPRSLAEALRSRDDDALAALLRARPDLLTPVPTDLTQLATRAGTRASVVRALDRLDRFAQQVAETLAVAQDPASYDEVRALIAGDEGDAVVEEALARALATLHEQALVWGPDDRLRLVRTARELLAPAPQHPSPTGLGPTVAEATAGMSPTRIQDIVTAAGLPSTHDPVSAVESLRALFTDRARMSALLDEAPAESVEVLSRLVWGPPYGQVTADPARHLRWLLDRGLLLPTAPGTVVLPREAALHLRAGRAHRTPEPTPPPVVAAREHRPQVVDTTAAGQAYTALATVEELLKDWDEGGPAVLRAGGLSVRDLKRTAVALDLPEPLAAFWVELAYAAGLVASDGEADERYAATPAYDEWQELPAPERWAALATVWLTATRTAGLIGGRDGKDRTLSALGPHLDRSAAPEVRRRVLALAATLPEGSSPDPESLLARLRWERPSPASRELRSSLAQWTLNEAELLGVTGRGALSTHGRALLDAADDDATSPAERGVAATRAAQLLAPLLPEPLDHVLLQADLTAVAPGPLERPLADALAVLADVESKGGATVYRFTPGSVRRALDSGQSASDLHTFLTAHSRTPVPQPLAYLIDDVARRHGHLRIGAASAYVRCDDEAVLNEILADRRSQGLRLRRLAPTVLAAQADPGTLLDGLRGMGFAPAAESAEGDVLITRAHARRTPPRSAPEPVPDGPPLPDGTLVGAAVRAIRAGDLASTAPRKEAPQAADGRLPRTTAAETLATMQAAVLTGEAVWIGYVNAEGSASQRVIAPVRVEGGFVTAYDHTADEVRTYPLHRITGVAELADD; encoded by the coding sequence ATGAGCACCGACGAGCCGCAGCCCACGGACAGCGCCAGCGCGAGCGCGAGCGCCACCGCATCGCCGCGTGCCGCGGAGACTCCCCGTTCACCGGCCGAGGCACCCCGCTCCCTCGCCGAAGCGCTCCGTTCGCGCGACGACGACGCGCTCGCGGCGCTGCTGCGGGCCCGTCCCGATCTGCTCACCCCCGTGCCGACCGATCTGACCCAGCTCGCCACCCGCGCGGGGACCCGTGCGTCCGTGGTGCGGGCCCTCGATCGTCTGGACCGGTTCGCGCAGCAGGTGGCGGAGACGCTCGCGGTGGCGCAGGACCCGGCGTCGTACGACGAGGTGCGGGCGCTCATCGCGGGGGACGAGGGGGACGCCGTCGTCGAGGAGGCGCTGGCCCGCGCGCTCGCCACGCTCCACGAGCAGGCCCTGGTGTGGGGGCCCGACGACCGGCTCCGGCTCGTGCGCACCGCGCGTGAGCTGCTCGCGCCCGCCCCGCAGCACCCCTCCCCGACCGGCCTCGGGCCCACCGTCGCCGAGGCCACGGCGGGCATGTCGCCGACCAGGATCCAGGACATCGTCACCGCGGCGGGGCTGCCGAGCACCCACGACCCGGTGTCCGCCGTCGAGTCGCTGCGGGCCCTGTTCACGGACCGCGCCCGGATGTCCGCGCTGCTCGACGAGGCGCCCGCGGAGTCCGTGGAGGTCCTGTCCCGGCTGGTGTGGGGGCCGCCGTACGGGCAGGTCACCGCCGATCCCGCCCGGCACCTGCGCTGGCTCCTGGACCGGGGGCTGCTCCTGCCGACCGCGCCGGGCACGGTCGTCCTGCCGCGCGAGGCCGCCCTGCACCTGCGCGCGGGCCGCGCCCACCGCACCCCCGAGCCGACGCCGCCGCCCGTGGTGGCCGCGCGCGAGCACCGTCCACAGGTTGTGGACACGACGGCGGCGGGGCAGGCGTACACCGCGCTCGCCACCGTCGAGGAGCTCCTCAAGGACTGGGACGAGGGCGGGCCCGCCGTGCTGCGCGCGGGCGGTCTCAGCGTGCGCGACCTGAAGCGGACGGCGGTCGCCCTCGACCTGCCGGAACCGCTGGCCGCCTTCTGGGTCGAACTGGCCTACGCGGCGGGCCTGGTGGCCTCCGACGGCGAGGCCGACGAGCGGTACGCGGCGACTCCCGCGTACGACGAGTGGCAGGAGCTGCCCGCCCCCGAGCGCTGGGCCGCCCTCGCCACGGTCTGGCTGACGGCGACCCGCACGGCGGGCCTGATCGGCGGCCGCGACGGCAAGGACCGCACGCTCTCCGCGCTCGGCCCGCACCTGGACCGCTCGGCCGCCCCCGAGGTGCGCCGCCGGGTCCTCGCCCTGGCCGCGACGCTCCCCGAGGGCAGCTCCCCCGACCCCGAGTCCCTGCTCGCCCGGCTGCGCTGGGAGCGGCCGTCGCCCGCCTCGCGGGAGCTGCGCTCCTCCCTGGCCCAATGGACCCTGAACGAAGCCGAGTTGCTCGGCGTCACCGGCCGGGGCGCGCTGTCCACGCACGGCAGGGCGCTCCTGGACGCGGCCGACGACGACGCCACGAGCCCCGCGGAGCGAGGCGTCGCCGCCACCCGCGCCGCCCAGCTCCTCGCGCCGCTGCTCCCCGAGCCCCTCGACCACGTCCTCCTCCAGGCCGACCTCACGGCCGTGGCCCCCGGCCCTCTCGAACGGCCGCTGGCCGACGCTCTCGCCGTGCTCGCCGACGTCGAGTCCAAGGGCGGCGCCACCGTCTACCGCTTCACGCCCGGCTCCGTACGCCGCGCGCTCGACTCCGGGCAGTCGGCCTCCGACCTGCACACCTTCCTGACCGCCCACTCCCGCACGCCCGTCCCGCAGCCCCTCGCGTACCTGATCGACGACGTGGCGCGCAGGCACGGCCACCTCCGCATCGGCGCCGCTTCGGCGTACGTGCGCTGCGACGACGAGGCAGTGCTCAACGAGATCCTGGCCGACCGGCGCTCCCAGGGCCTGCGCCTTCGCAGGCTCGCGCCGACCGTGCTCGCCGCGCAGGCCGACCCCGGCACGCTCCTGGACGGGCTGCGCGGCATGGGCTTCGCGCCCGCCGCCGAGTCCGCGGAGGGCGACGTCCTGATCACCCGCGCGCACGCCCGCCGCACCCCGCCGCGCTCCGCTCCCGAGCCGGTGCCCGACGGTCCTCCGCTGCCGGACGGGACGCTGGTCGGCGCGGCCGTGCGGGCGATCCGCGCGGGCGACCTGGCGTCGACGGCCCCCCGCAAGGAGGCACCGCAGGCCGCGGACGGGCGGCTGCCGCGCACCACGGCCGCGGAGACGCTCGCCACGATGCAGGCCGCGGTGCTGACCGGCGAGGCCGTGTGGATCGGCTACGTCAACGCGGAGGGCTCGGCGAGCCAGCGCGTGATCGCCCCGGTCCGGGTGGAGGGCGGCTTCGTCACGGCGTACGACCACACGGCGGACGAGGTCCGTACGTATCCGCTGCACCGGATCACGGGAGTGGCGGAGCTCGCCGACGACTGA
- a CDS encoding HelD family protein, which produces MHAHAQTEPESVGSLDPLARERGHLAASRAALRAMREDAEALDIRDVTANWVNAAVLERQLDERIKSLADLAHTPLFFGRLDYLHAPGAEQAEGAEGEEFYIGRRHVHDADGDPMVIDWRAPVSQPFYRASKKDPMDIALRRRFGYTGGDLTAYEDEHLSDATEDERTSKLLQQEIERPRVGPMRDIVATIQPEQDEIVRSGLGGSVCVQGGPGTGKTAVGLHRVAYLLYAHRERLARTGTLVIGPNDSFLHYIEQVLPALGELEVRQATVDSLVAHVEVRGTDEAPAALVKGDARMAEVLRRAVRSHVTLPTEPLMVVRGSRRWRIPAYELEEIVSELLARDIRYGAARDALPQRIAHAVLVRMEQSGEAPDDRVQDAVARNAAVKATVKAVWPPVDPAKLVLRLLSDAEFLAEHAEGVLSEEEQRAVLWAKPARSVKSAKWSSADAVLIDEATDLVARTHSLGHVVLDEAQDLSPMQYRAVGRRCTTGSATVLGDLAQGTTPWATRSWDEALGHLGKGDAVVEELTAGFRVPREVIAYASLLLPDIAPGLAEVNSVRESPGSLAVRRVGAGELDAACVAACVDSLRQEGSIGLIAADARIPALAAALASAGITYLSPGEETTPDTRLTLVPASLAKGLEYDYVVLDEPSAVVAGEPDARTGLRRLYVALTRAVSGLVVVHAADLPEQLA; this is translated from the coding sequence GTGCACGCGCACGCCCAGACCGAGCCCGAGTCCGTCGGCTCTCTTGACCCCCTCGCCCGCGAACGCGGGCACCTCGCCGCCTCCCGGGCCGCCCTGCGTGCCATGCGCGAGGACGCCGAGGCCCTCGACATCCGTGACGTCACCGCGAACTGGGTGAACGCCGCCGTCCTGGAACGGCAACTCGACGAGCGGATCAAGTCCCTCGCCGACCTCGCCCACACGCCCCTGTTCTTCGGGCGGCTCGACTACCTGCACGCGCCGGGCGCCGAGCAGGCCGAGGGCGCGGAGGGCGAGGAGTTCTACATCGGGCGGCGGCATGTGCACGACGCCGACGGCGATCCCATGGTCATCGACTGGCGCGCGCCGGTCTCGCAGCCGTTCTACCGGGCCTCCAAGAAGGACCCGATGGACATCGCGCTGCGCCGCCGCTTCGGCTACACGGGCGGCGACCTGACCGCGTACGAGGACGAGCACCTCAGCGACGCGACCGAGGACGAGCGCACCAGCAAGCTGCTCCAGCAGGAGATCGAGCGGCCGCGCGTGGGCCCGATGCGGGACATCGTCGCCACCATCCAGCCCGAGCAGGACGAGATCGTCCGCAGCGGGCTCGGCGGCAGCGTGTGCGTGCAGGGCGGTCCGGGGACCGGCAAGACGGCCGTCGGTCTGCACCGGGTCGCCTATCTCCTGTACGCGCACCGGGAGCGGCTCGCCAGGACCGGCACGCTGGTCATCGGGCCCAACGACTCCTTCCTGCACTACATCGAGCAAGTCCTGCCCGCGCTCGGCGAGTTGGAGGTCAGGCAGGCCACCGTCGACAGCCTGGTCGCGCATGTGGAGGTGCGCGGCACGGACGAGGCGCCCGCCGCGCTCGTCAAGGGTGACGCCCGCATGGCCGAGGTCCTGCGCAGGGCCGTCCGCTCGCACGTCACGCTGCCGACCGAGCCGCTGATGGTCGTGCGCGGCTCGCGCAGATGGCGGATTCCGGCGTACGAACTGGAGGAGATCGTCAGCGAGTTGCTCGCCCGCGACATCCGCTACGGGGCGGCACGTGACGCACTTCCGCAGCGCATCGCGCACGCCGTCCTGGTCCGCATGGAGCAGTCGGGCGAGGCGCCCGACGACCGCGTACAGGACGCGGTGGCCCGCAACGCCGCCGTGAAGGCGACGGTCAAGGCCGTCTGGCCGCCGGTCGATCCCGCGAAGCTGGTGCTCCGGCTGCTCTCCGACGCGGAGTTCCTCGCCGAGCACGCCGAGGGCGTGCTGAGCGAGGAGGAGCAGCGGGCCGTGCTGTGGGCGAAGCCCGCGCGGAGCGTGAAGAGCGCCAAGTGGTCTTCCGCCGATGCCGTGTTGATCGACGAGGCGACGGATCTCGTCGCGCGCACGCACTCGCTCGGGCATGTGGTGCTCGACGAGGCGCAGGACCTCTCCCCCATGCAGTACCGCGCGGTGGGGCGGCGCTGCACGACGGGTTCGGCGACGGTTCTCGGCGACCTCGCGCAGGGCACCACGCCCTGGGCCACGCGGAGTTGGGACGAGGCGCTCGGGCATCTCGGCAAGGGGGACGCCGTGGTGGAGGAGCTGACGGCCGGTTTCCGCGTGCCGCGCGAGGTCATCGCGTACGCGTCCCTGCTGCTGCCCGACATCGCGCCGGGCCTCGCCGAGGTGAACTCCGTGCGTGAGTCGCCGGGTTCGCTGGCGGTGCGGCGGGTCGGTGCGGGCGAGCTCGACGCGGCCTGCGTTGCCGCGTGCGTGGATTCGCTGCGGCAGGAGGGGTCCATCGGGCTCATCGCCGCCGATGCCCGCATCCCGGCGCTTGCCGCTGCGCTGGCTTCGGCGGGGATCACGTACCTCTCGCCCGGCGAGGAGACGACGCCCGACACTCGACTGACGCTGGTGCCCGCGTCGCTCGCGAAGGGCCTCGAGTACGACTATGTCGTGCTCGACGAGCCTTCGGCGGTGGTTGCCGGGGAGCCCGACGCGCGCACGGGGCTGCGCCGTTTGTACGTGGCGCTGACCCGTGCGGTGTCGGGGCTCGTCGTCGTCCACGCGGCCGACTTGCCTGAGCAGTTGGCCTGA